The stretch of DNA TCCACACGATAAGTGCCTGGATAAACATGCACCCCAATGAGTCAACGTGTTCACTGTGCTCAGCGAAGAACAGTACTCCCTCCGGCCTAGTTTATAAGGCCCCTTTCATTTTGAGCCAAAGTTTGATCAGTAATTTAACTAATAAATATAAAGTATATATTACGAAAACTATATCATAGAAAACTTttttcaaatacaaatccaacaATATACTTTGTGTAGCATATACTTTATGTATATATTAGTTAAATACATAGTCAAATTTGGACACAGACTACAAAATCACTACGAGGGCCTCCATCCTGCACATGCATACGGCGGGCAGTGAGCTGGCCACCGGCACAGTCCGTCGGCGCCGCCACGTTGCGTGTACGTACATACGCGCGCGCTGACGGGTCGTGAACCAACGGCACGCGGCGGCGCCATCCCGGCCGCGACGACGACTTCCACGCCGGAATTCCACGTGCTTCCTTTCCATACCGATCCCGATCCGCGTCCAGGTCGCCGCGATCCACCGATCCACCGATCGCTTATAGTATAAAAAACCACGCTCCATCGATCGTTCTTGCACCACAGTGCTCGATCCACTATCTCATCACATCACGATCAAGTCACACACAGCCCACGACGATGATGCACCGTGCTACGATCGTCGGCGTCGTCGCGCTTATCGGCGTCCTTCTCGTCGGCAGCGGGGTTCGAGCGCAGCCGCCGCAGCGGTTTGACTACCCGGCGGCGAGGGCGCCCACGACCTGGGCCAACACGGACGCCGGCCTGCCGCACCACGTGGTCTACACCGACGGCTCCGTGGCGCGCGTGGCCCTGCTGCGGCTCAACCCGGCCGGCTACGGCCCCTCCTACGCCTTCGGCTTCTTCTGCACCGGCCACGGCGCGGCCCCGTGCGCCGACTTCCTCCTCGGCGTCGCCGTCGTGTACTCCAACAGCGGCGCGCTCATCACGTCCACCACGACCGGCGTCCCGCAGGTCGTCTGGTCGGCCAACCGTGGCAGCCCCTTGGGCGAGGGTGCCGCAGCGGAGCTCACGCCTGAGGGCGACCTCGTGCTCAGGTCGGCCAACGGCTCGGCGGTGTGGTCCGCCGGCACCAAGGGCCGGTCCGTCGCCGGGGTGACCATCGGAAGCGACGGCAACCTCGTGCTGCTCGACGGGCGCAACGCCACGGTGTGGCAGTCGTTCGACCACCCCACAGACGCGCTACTCGTCGGGCAGTCACTCGGGCACGGTGCGCGGCTCACCGCCAATACGTCGGCTGCTGACTGGCGCGACGGCAGGTTCTACCTCGCCGTCGAGGACGACGCCCTGAGCGCATACGTCAACGCCACGCCGCCGCAGCGCTACTACCACCTCGGCTTCGGCGAGACCGCTGCCGGCGCCCACGCGACGTACACAAACGGCAGCCTCACGGTCTCCGCGCGGCCCGGAGCGCCGTCGCTGGCGACCATCCAGCTGCCCACCGTCGTGGCCGGCACGGTGCAGTACATGCGGCTGGAGCACGATGGCCACCTCCGGCTCTACGAGTGGCGCTCCGGCTCGGGCTGGGCGCCGGTGTTCGACGTGCTGCGCCTCTTCCCGGACGGCGGCTGCGCGTACCCAACCGTCTGCGGCGCGTACGGCGTGTGCACGGACGACACGCAGTGCAGCTGCCCCGACGCGGCCAACTTCCGCGCGGTGGACTTCCGGAGGCCCAACCGCGGCTGCGTCCCGACGAATCCACCGGCGACGTCCTGCGACTCATCGTCGCGGGGGCGGCGCGCGCAGCACCGGCTGGTGTCGCTGCCGGGCACGGGCTACTTCAACGACCACGCCACGAGCATGCGCGCCATGGAGAGGGTGAGCGAGGA from Triticum urartu cultivar G1812 chromosome 3, Tu2.1, whole genome shotgun sequence encodes:
- the LOC125546152 gene encoding EP1-like glycoprotein 2 — protein: MMHRATIVGVVALIGVLLVGSGVRAQPPQRFDYPAARAPTTWANTDAGLPHHVVYTDGSVARVALLRLNPAGYGPSYAFGFFCTGHGAAPCADFLLGVAVVYSNSGALITSTTTGVPQVVWSANRGSPLGEGAAAELTPEGDLVLRSANGSAVWSAGTKGRSVAGVTIGSDGNLVLLDGRNATVWQSFDHPTDALLVGQSLGHGARLTANTSAADWRDGRFYLAVEDDALSAYVNATPPQRYYHLGFGETAAGAHATYTNGSLTVSARPGAPSLATIQLPTVVAGTVQYMRLEHDGHLRLYEWRSGSGWAPVFDVLRLFPDGGCAYPTVCGAYGVCTDDTQCSCPDAANFRAVDFRRPNRGCVPTNPPATSCDSSSRGRRAQHRLVSLPGTGYFNDHATSMRAMERVSEEACKKACLDDCACAAAQFYYGRDAGDGFCYLQSEVFSLQTVRPEVVHYNSTMRIKVQAKSARI